The following proteins are encoded in a genomic region of Methylococcales bacterium:
- the plsY gene encoding glycerol-3-phosphate 1-O-acyltransferase PlsY, producing the protein MMIEWLLVPGAYLIGSISSAVIVCQLMGLPDPRGQGSGNPGATNVVRIGGKKAGVITLVGDALKGVIPVLIAQLLNVETLLLACVVFAAFIGHLYPVFFEFKGGKGVATSLGVALGVDVFLGFSLLATWLLVYKISKISSLSALVASIFAPIYVWFMVGDGYLVITFTITTILLLYRHTSNIKKLIKGTET; encoded by the coding sequence ATTATGATTGAGTGGTTACTTGTTCCTGGTGCGTATCTAATAGGTTCAATTTCGAGTGCTGTTATTGTTTGTCAATTAATGGGATTACCAGACCCTAGGGGGCAAGGATCGGGTAATCCAGGGGCGACGAATGTTGTACGCATCGGAGGTAAAAAAGCGGGTGTAATTACTTTAGTTGGGGATGCATTAAAGGGGGTGATTCCCGTTTTAATTGCCCAATTACTCAATGTTGAGACTCTTTTGTTGGCCTGTGTTGTTTTTGCTGCCTTTATTGGGCATTTATATCCTGTCTTTTTTGAGTTTAAAGGAGGGAAGGGCGTTGCAACTTCATTAGGGGTTGCTTTAGGGGTTGATGTTTTTTTAGGCTTTTCCCTACTAGCAACTTGGTTATTGGTTTATAAAATAAGTAAAATTTCGTCGCTTTCAGCCTTAGTCGCCAGTATTTTCGCGCCGATTTATGTTTGGTTTATGGTGGGGGATGGTTATTTAGTGATTACCTTTACAATAACAACAATTTTATTATTATATAGGCATACAAGTAATATTAAAAAATTGATAAAAGGAACGGAAACTTAA
- a CDS encoding hemopexin repeat-containing protein gives MPPNKALNQLIIEESWEQMNCQVSLDSNLAMGNGLFTVDASASYSKQSQNEGEVYYALRTSFIPLWSVYLPEAYHCKFDLKIPAPFKHTDRRNYEKFFERYGTHYVKRVWVGGKANFAMTIKKTSELSKTDIQASLQVSATGSGDQKISTELKNKQQKVQSNSQCTVSGKGGDELKLAGLSTLDETVYTQWLMTIKDNPQVIELEVAGIWTLIDDPIQSKALAEAYKTATSFTPITAILGIERSIYFISSKKYFCYDIEKSMSERPKPLAEKWPVFKTIKGFEMIDAAFKGDKLWDKNGGSLEKKLFFFSDNQYLRYDIENQSVDEGYPKKIAEGWENLPFQRIDAALNAGENSLYFFCGNQYVRYNIRDRKVEEGYPALIRKRWSGVVFDRIDAAIYWGNGKVYFFHGNQYIRYDMTNFRADPGYPRFITSSYVEDWKFF, from the coding sequence ATGCCACCTAACAAGGCGTTGAATCAATTAATTATTGAAGAGTCTTGGGAGCAGATGAATTGTCAAGTGAGTTTAGACAGTAATTTAGCGATGGGAAACGGTTTATTTACGGTTGATGCTAGTGCAAGCTATAGCAAACAATCTCAGAATGAGGGAGAAGTTTATTATGCTTTACGCACCTCATTTATTCCCCTGTGGAGTGTTTACTTACCTGAAGCGTATCATTGTAAGTTTGATTTAAAAATTCCTGCGCCATTTAAACATACGGACAGAAGAAATTATGAAAAATTTTTTGAGCGTTATGGCACGCATTATGTAAAACGTGTTTGGGTGGGGGGTAAAGCTAATTTCGCTATGACTATCAAAAAAACAAGTGAACTGAGTAAAACGGATATTCAAGCCAGTTTGCAGGTTTCTGCGACAGGTTCTGGTGATCAAAAAATAAGTACTGAATTAAAAAACAAGCAACAAAAAGTTCAGAGTAATTCACAATGTACGGTGTCAGGTAAAGGGGGGGATGAATTAAAATTGGCGGGTTTAAGTACGCTTGATGAAACGGTTTATACTCAATGGTTGATGACTATTAAGGATAACCCGCAAGTCATTGAATTGGAAGTCGCGGGAATATGGACGTTAATTGATGATCCTATCCAGTCAAAAGCTCTTGCAGAGGCTTATAAAACCGCGACAAGCTTTACCCCGATTACCGCTATTTTAGGAATCGAACGGAGTATTTACTTTATTAGTAGTAAAAAGTATTTTTGTTACGATATTGAAAAGTCAATGAGTGAAAGACCTAAACCCTTGGCTGAAAAATGGCCTGTATTCAAAACTATTAAAGGTTTTGAAATGATTGATGCCGCCTTTAAAGGCGATAAATTATGGGATAAAAATGGGGGAAGTTTAGAGAAAAAATTATTCTTTTTTAGTGATAATCAATATTTACGTTACGATATTGAGAATCAGAGCGTTGATGAGGGCTACCCTAAAAAAATTGCCGAAGGCTGGGAAAACCTTCCCTTTCAGCGTATTGATGCGGCATTAAATGCAGGTGAAAATTCGTTATATTTTTTCTGTGGTAATCAATATGTTCGTTATAACATTCGTGATAGAAAAGTCGAAGAAGGTTATCCTGCATTGATTCGAAAACGCTGGTCAGGGGTTGTCTTTGATCGTATTGATGCCGCTATTTATTGGGGGAATGGCAAAGTATATTTTTTTCATGGTAATCAATATATTCGTTATGATATGACTAATTTTCGAGCAGATCCAGGCTATCCTCGTTTTATTACCAGTAGTTATGTTGAAGACTGGAAGTTTTTTTAA
- the tsaE gene encoding tRNA (adenosine(37)-N6)-threonylcarbamoyltransferase complex ATPase subunit type 1 TsaE — MNIELETLDETEHFAAALWNALPPNYLIFLHGQLGAGKTTLVRSLLRAAGYQGAVKSPTYTLVEEYEINQQKIFHFDLYRIADPEELELIGIRDYMEEQSICFIEWAELGENFLPEPDLVLNFRVEADKRILKLSKKSQKTIELKWKNNNLLL, encoded by the coding sequence TTGAATATTGAATTAGAAACATTAGACGAAACCGAGCATTTTGCAGCAGCACTTTGGAATGCCCTACCCCCTAACTATTTAATTTTTTTACACGGTCAACTGGGTGCTGGTAAAACAACCTTAGTACGCAGTCTATTAAGAGCGGCAGGCTATCAAGGGGCCGTAAAGAGTCCAACCTATACCTTAGTTGAAGAATATGAAATAAATCAGCAAAAAATATTTCATTTCGATTTATACCGTATTGCCGACCCTGAAGAGTTAGAACTCATCGGGATTCGAGATTATATGGAAGAACAATCTATTTGCTTTATAGAATGGGCTGAATTAGGTGAAAACTTCCTACCTGAACCCGATCTAGTTTTAAACTTTAGGGTTGAAGCGGATAAAAGGATTTTAAAATTGTCTAAAAAATCACAAAAAACTATCGAACTAAAATGGAAAAACAATAACCTACTGCTATAA
- a CDS encoding N-acetylmuramoyl-L-alanine amidase has product MHIFWKLFLLIGLQFLAFASVANQVEISAVNYSNDITHSRVVFDTSSSIVRNVFLLDAPSRLVIDFKNARLNKQLTQPPTSHPHFKRIRSGKKNAADLRVVVDLKHTVQQSNFNIAPYEKKGHRFVVDLTNASKNITLVPSINRPPTLNNYPILASKGTPKTILTKSQDIIIAIDAGHGGIDSGAKGPEGTQEKKVVFAIAQKLATLINQKIGMRAILVRKGDYYIKLRKRMEIARAAKADLFISIHADAFKNSEVRGASVFTLSRNGASSEAAHWLANHENSADLVGGVSLDDKDDILASVLLDLSQNATKEASRKVASKVLKHFKSIGKLHKHQVQKAAFAVLKSPDIPSILVETAFISNPYEERNLLSRTHQAKIANAIFNGVVSYFKEYAPANTRMAAIR; this is encoded by the coding sequence ATGCATATCTTCTGGAAATTATTTTTATTGATCGGGCTACAATTTTTAGCATTCGCATCCGTTGCAAATCAAGTTGAAATTAGTGCGGTTAACTATTCAAACGATATTACCCATTCACGTGTTGTTTTTGATACCTCATCTTCGATTGTTCGTAATGTTTTTTTATTAGATGCCCCATCACGTCTAGTAATTGATTTTAAAAATGCACGGTTAAATAAACAACTTACACAACCGCCAACAAGTCATCCGCATTTTAAACGCATCCGCAGTGGTAAAAAAAATGCAGCGGATTTAAGAGTCGTTGTTGATTTAAAACACACGGTACAACAAAGTAATTTTAATATTGCCCCCTATGAAAAAAAAGGGCATCGTTTTGTTGTTGATTTAACCAATGCCTCAAAAAATATAACCCTTGTCCCCTCAATTAATCGCCCCCCTACGTTAAATAACTATCCTATTCTAGCCTCTAAAGGCACCCCAAAAACAATCTTAACAAAGAGCCAAGATATTATCATCGCTATTGATGCAGGGCATGGCGGGATTGATTCGGGAGCAAAGGGCCCTGAGGGAACACAAGAGAAAAAAGTCGTCTTTGCAATTGCACAAAAACTGGCAACATTGATTAATCAAAAAATAGGAATGCGCGCCATCTTAGTTCGTAAAGGGGATTATTATATTAAGCTAAGAAAACGAATGGAAATTGCACGCGCAGCAAAAGCAGACTTATTTATTTCTATTCATGCGGATGCGTTTAAAAATTCTGAAGTACGAGGGGCCTCGGTATTTACATTATCTCGTAACGGTGCATCCAGCGAAGCCGCTCATTGGTTAGCCAATCATGAAAATTCTGCCGATTTAGTGGGGGGGGTAAGTCTTGATGATAAAGATGATATATTAGCCTCCGTTTTATTGGATTTATCACAAAATGCAACAAAGGAAGCCAGTCGTAAGGTGGCAAGTAAAGTCTTAAAGCATTTCAAATCCATCGGAAAACTGCATAAGCATCAAGTACAAAAAGCTGCATTTGCGGTTTTAAAATCCCCAGACATCCCTTCTATATTGGTGGAAACAGCGTTTATTTCTAATCCCTATGAAGAGAGAAATTTATTAAGCCGCACCCATCAAGCTAAAATTGCTAATGCAATTTTCAATGGAGTCGTCAGTTATTTTAAAGAATACGCACCTGCCAATACCCGAATGGCCGCGATACGCTAA
- the folB gene encoding dihydroneopterin aldolase, translated as MDIIFLGGLEIKTIIGIYDWERETKQTVILNIEMAFDITQAAKSDDITDTLDYKAVSKRIISFVETSQFFLVEKLIEEIARIIRSEFNVPWVKITLNKKGAISGASDVGIIIERGAM; from the coding sequence ATGGACATTATCTTTTTAGGCGGCCTTGAAATTAAAACAATTATTGGCATCTATGATTGGGAACGTGAAACTAAACAAACAGTGATACTCAATATAGAAATGGCTTTTGATATTACGCAAGCTGCAAAAAGTGATGATATTACGGATACGCTTGATTATAAAGCTGTTTCTAAACGTATTATTTCTTTTGTTGAAACCAGTCAATTCTTTTTAGTTGAAAAATTAATTGAAGAAATTGCACGCATTATTCGTTCAGAATTTAATGTACCGTGGGTCAAAATTACTTTAAATAAAAAAGGCGCAATTAGTGGCGCAAGCGATGTCGGCATTATTATTGAACGAGGAGCAATGTAA
- the dksA gene encoding RNA polymerase-binding protein DksA: protein MTESKRGESPFSFMPYQEKEGEEYMNEPQQAHFNKILSNWKNELRAEVDRTVHHMQDDAANFPDPNDRATQESEFSLELRTRDRERKLIKKIDEALESIESDDYGYCDSCGIEIGVRRLEARPTATLCIDCKTLDEIREKQMG from the coding sequence ATGACCGAGTCTAAAAGAGGTGAAAGCCCTTTCAGTTTTATGCCTTATCAAGAAAAAGAAGGTGAAGAGTATATGAATGAGCCACAACAAGCTCATTTTAATAAAATACTTAGCAACTGGAAAAATGAGTTGAGAGCAGAGGTTGATCGCACGGTTCATCATATGCAAGATGATGCGGCCAATTTTCCTGATCCTAATGACAGGGCGACACAAGAATCTGAATTCAGCTTAGAACTCAGAACTCGTGATCGAGAGCGTAAATTGATTAAAAAAATTGATGAAGCGTTAGAGTCTATTGAATCGGATGATTATGGTTATTGTGATTCATGTGGTATTGAAATAGGGGTTCGTCGTCTTGAAGCAAGACCGACGGCAACCTTGTGTATTGATTGTAAAACTTTAGATGAAATCCGTGAAAAACAAATGGGGTGA
- a CDS encoding AAA family ATPase: MKILNLYFKNINSLEGESLIDFQKKPLVNAGVFAIIGPNGSGKSSILDAISLAFYGETFRFDRPADHVMTQNTAESFAQVEFLLADKKFRSRWQVNRKNNKVKGALLDPTMRLFALNKQGEELLAESLQTVTTTINEIMGMDFHSFSRSMLLAQGDFAAFLNGLDNERIDILEKMSSHDIYDEHKQQLITKKQQSEHALTQIKDDLDQLPLMSSIETEACAHDLLDFNEQLNDYRRQQNEAKVQLAWHQRIKSFEQQHAELNKKHAITREKTKLLQKKLQKINAVMDVVTFKDDVDTLDRQQKNYKQSQLDYDRSKRELKQLEKQQQQLTTQIDLRVIEGKNTVEQKKVIDDIRYQVKQKNVVLKTESSAIELIHKELTTHKNKHADVITWMTAHSADKTLLDGFPETKKLKQSRLTLAQLEKNYAAVEKQMLETQQLLEKKQATEHLSASNLLEMKQDLVNAEKKLAVMIQETPLIERQQQVDYQQKRVNGFKELYTLAKVNNQVTKKGFLGFFSAKKTAERLTIKQLEQQAAEITAQISEAQFLRNTLEKAIINETLLKKMQQHRVHLETDKPCPLCGSLEHPFIKNPPRESDSQQILKDQNIKLQILVIKADKLKKQIFNAEKRDKKEETNDNNLQLNNSQWHILSNKLNVAGHKMDIGNFSLMKDLLKKEEEDLSEFKQSLIVLQQQYLLIEKLNKQLVIEKEKISELKIALEQLSNQTEKIPQSLATLKVELETSVTNEKSLTDKTNTQLALLNEKMPLKNKDAQLTERLKIREQDYQAHQESEQQTAKKLTQLNEKLTDSQQKMAQLNEDILDNEKKLTHEESIGLHLTLLEKQGLIVDVEHESQKKQQQLETLEHALKDKLDTSQYSNLAALKEALVLVAEKETVEAQYANLQQQLEQMDTENAQLQERSEAEKNRAISSLNVAELEANTRALNEKISIANDEVRHLNDKQRSQTRLEQQQQLLSEKLQYQLQDFNESETNLRESNENGHVFRRRVQLKMATKLLSQTNTILEKISGRYYVRQAPSETGLALEIEDTNQQNSRRLPQSLSGGESFVVSLALALGLSELANNGKAMNTLFLDEGFGNLDSETLYTVVTTLQNLKAQGKIVGVISHVDGVKKRIKTRIEMIKKPNGLSKLRKIS, from the coding sequence ATGAAAATATTGAATCTTTATTTTAAAAACATCAACTCATTAGAGGGTGAAAGCCTAATTGATTTTCAAAAAAAACCACTCGTAAATGCAGGTGTTTTTGCCATTATTGGTCCAAATGGCTCTGGAAAATCAAGTATTTTAGATGCGATTAGTTTAGCTTTTTACGGAGAAACTTTTCGTTTTGATCGACCTGCGGATCATGTGATGACACAGAATACTGCCGAAAGTTTTGCACAAGTTGAGTTTTTATTGGCTGATAAAAAATTTAGAAGTCGTTGGCAAGTCAACCGTAAAAATAACAAAGTGAAAGGGGCGTTATTAGACCCTACCATGCGTTTATTTGCTTTAAATAAACAAGGGGAAGAATTATTAGCCGAATCATTACAGACGGTCACGACAACAATAAATGAAATTATGGGGATGGATTTTCATAGTTTCAGTCGCTCGATGCTGTTAGCTCAAGGTGATTTTGCCGCTTTTTTAAATGGGCTGGATAATGAACGCATTGATATTTTGGAAAAAATGAGTAGCCATGATATTTATGATGAACATAAACAGCAACTGATCACCAAAAAACAACAATCTGAACACGCATTAACACAGATTAAAGACGATTTAGATCAACTTCCCTTAATGTCTTCGATAGAAACTGAAGCATGTGCGCATGATTTACTGGATTTTAATGAACAGCTTAATGACTATCGACGGCAACAAAATGAAGCTAAAGTACAATTAGCATGGCATCAACGAATCAAATCGTTTGAACAACAACACGCTGAACTGAATAAAAAACACGCCATAACGCGTGAGAAAACCAAACTACTACAAAAAAAATTACAAAAAATTAACGCCGTAATGGATGTCGTTACCTTTAAAGACGATGTTGATACCTTAGATCGGCAACAAAAAAATTATAAGCAAAGTCAACTGGATTATGACCGCAGTAAAAGAGAATTAAAACAACTTGAGAAACAACAACAGCAACTTACGACTCAAATTGACCTCCGTGTTATTGAGGGTAAAAATACGGTTGAGCAAAAAAAGGTTATTGATGATATACGTTATCAAGTTAAACAAAAAAATGTTGTTTTAAAAACCGAATCCAGTGCTATTGAACTGATCCACAAAGAATTAACCACACATAAAAATAAACACGCTGATGTCATTACTTGGATGACCGCTCATTCAGCCGACAAGACCTTATTAGACGGGTTCCCTGAAACCAAAAAACTTAAACAATCTCGGCTAACGTTAGCTCAATTAGAAAAAAACTATGCAGCTGTTGAAAAACAAATGCTTGAAACACAGCAATTATTAGAAAAAAAACAAGCCACAGAACATCTCAGTGCTAGTAATTTATTAGAAATGAAACAAGACCTTGTTAATGCTGAAAAAAAATTAGCAGTCATGATTCAAGAAACACCGTTAATTGAACGCCAACAACAGGTGGATTACCAACAAAAACGAGTTAATGGTTTTAAAGAATTATATACCCTCGCAAAAGTTAATAACCAAGTAACAAAAAAAGGGTTTTTAGGCTTTTTTAGTGCTAAAAAAACGGCAGAACGATTAACCATCAAGCAATTAGAACAACAAGCCGCCGAGATAACCGCTCAAATAAGTGAAGCACAATTTTTAAGGAATACCTTAGAAAAAGCAATTATCAACGAAACTTTATTAAAAAAAATGCAGCAACATAGAGTGCATTTAGAAACCGATAAACCCTGCCCTTTATGTGGTTCTTTAGAGCATCCCTTTATCAAAAACCCACCAAGAGAGTCCGATTCACAACAGATTCTAAAAGACCAAAATATCAAACTACAAATATTGGTTATTAAAGCGGATAAACTTAAAAAGCAAATTTTTAATGCCGAAAAACGCGATAAAAAAGAAGAAACGAATGATAATAATTTACAACTTAATAATTCTCAATGGCATATTTTAAGTAATAAACTTAATGTTGCAGGCCATAAAATGGACATTGGTAATTTTTCATTAATGAAAGACTTATTAAAGAAAGAAGAGGAGGATTTGAGTGAATTTAAACAATCCCTAATCGTACTCCAGCAACAGTACTTATTAATTGAAAAACTGAACAAACAATTAGTGATTGAAAAAGAAAAGATATCTGAGTTAAAAATAGCGTTAGAACAACTCAGTAACCAAACTGAAAAAATACCTCAATCCCTTGCGACATTGAAAGTAGAGCTTGAAACATCGGTCACTAACGAAAAATCATTAACCGATAAAACGAACACACAATTAGCCCTATTAAATGAAAAAATGCCTTTAAAAAATAAAGATGCTCAACTTACTGAGCGTTTAAAGATTCGAGAACAAGATTACCAAGCTCACCAAGAAAGCGAACAACAGACTGCAAAAAAATTAACACAATTGAATGAAAAATTGACTGACAGTCAACAAAAAATGGCGCAGTTGAACGAGGATATTTTAGACAATGAAAAAAAATTAACCCACGAAGAATCCATTGGCCTACATTTAACCCTGCTTGAAAAACAAGGCTTAATTGTTGATGTTGAACACGAGTCTCAAAAAAAACAACAGCAATTAGAAACGCTAGAACACGCCTTGAAAGATAAACTAGATACCAGTCAATACTCAAACTTAGCTGCGCTGAAAGAAGCCTTGGTTTTAGTCGCTGAGAAAGAAACCGTTGAAGCGCAATATGCAAACTTACAGCAACAACTTGAACAGATGGACACAGAAAATGCTCAATTACAGGAACGCTCAGAGGCCGAAAAAAATCGGGCCATTAGCTCGCTTAATGTAGCCGAGTTAGAGGCCAATACCCGCGCCCTCAATGAAAAAATAAGCATTGCCAATGATGAAGTCCGTCATCTAAATGATAAGCAACGAAGTCAAACGCGTTTAGAACAGCAACAACAGCTTTTATCGGAAAAATTACAATATCAATTACAAGACTTTAATGAATCCGAAACTAATTTACGTGAAAGTAATGAAAATGGTCACGTTTTTCGTCGTCGTGTTCAATTAAAAATGGCGACAAAATTATTATCACAAACCAATACTATTTTAGAAAAAATTAGTGGGCGTTATTACGTTCGCCAAGCCCCTAGTGAAACAGGGTTAGCCTTAGAAATTGAGGATACAAATCAACAAAATAGTCGACGCTTACCTCAATCATTATCAGGCGGTGAAAGTTTTGTTGTCAGTCTAGCGTTAGCCCTAGGTCTCTCTGAATTAGCAAATAATGGTAAGGCGATGAATACGTTATTTTTAGATGAAGGCTTTGGTAATTTGGATTCAGAAACACTCTATACCGTAGTGACGACCTTACAAAATTTAAAAGCCCAAGGAAAAATAGTCGGGGTTATTTCTCATGTCGATGGGGTTAAAAAGCGGATTAAAACTCGCATTGAAATGATTAAAAAACCCAATGGGTTAAGTAAATTACGTAAAATTTCCTAA
- the gluQRS gene encoding tRNA glutamyl-Q(34) synthetase GluQRS produces the protein MKNKWGDFSLTDSFIYRGRFAPSPTGQLHLGSLYTAVASFLDARAHQGQWLVRMDDLDTPRNYVGASDDILRTLDVFGLHWDESVFYQSQHAHRYQAVIKQLRQQQRIYPCICSRKNLADANSQGIYPQFCRDKVIAADKEVALRVKTTEQIIHFQDELQGLTTHNLSTDEGDFIIQRKDKIIAYQLAVVVDDNQQRVNHVLRGMDLLTSTPRQLYLQKLLSFPTPNYLHSPIIMDEKGQKLSKQTFAKAIDKHQPEKTLFYILELLKQQPPVTLKGASVNELLNWAIAHWQVKNLQQVHAIQLKK, from the coding sequence GTGAAAAACAAATGGGGTGATTTTTCGCTGACGGATTCTTTTATTTACCGAGGGCGATTTGCGCCCTCGCCGACAGGTCAGTTGCATTTAGGGTCACTTTATACGGCGGTTGCAAGTTTTTTAGATGCACGCGCTCATCAAGGACAATGGCTTGTTAGAATGGATGATCTTGATACGCCACGCAATTATGTGGGGGCGAGCGATGATATTCTAAGAACACTTGACGTTTTTGGTTTACATTGGGATGAGTCTGTTTTCTATCAAAGCCAACACGCTCATCGTTATCAGGCCGTTATTAAGCAATTACGTCAACAGCAACGTATTTACCCGTGTATATGTAGCCGTAAAAACCTTGCGGATGCAAATAGTCAGGGAATTTACCCTCAGTTTTGTCGCGATAAAGTTATAGCGGCGGATAAAGAGGTTGCTTTGCGTGTTAAAACCACCGAACAGATTATTCATTTTCAAGACGAATTACAGGGGTTAACGACTCATAATTTATCGACGGATGAGGGGGATTTTATTATTCAGCGCAAAGATAAGATTATTGCCTATCAACTCGCGGTTGTCGTTGATGATAATCAGCAGCGCGTTAATCATGTACTACGAGGGATGGATTTATTAACCTCGACTCCTCGACAGTTATACTTACAAAAATTATTAAGCTTCCCCACGCCTAATTATCTACACAGTCCAATTATTATGGATGAAAAAGGTCAAAAACTGAGCAAGCAAACCTTTGCTAAAGCCATTGATAAGCATCAACCTGAAAAGACGCTTTTTTATATTCTTGAACTTTTAAAGCAACAGCCCCCAGTGACATTAAAAGGCGCGTCGGTGAACGAACTTTTAAACTGGGCTATTGCGCATTGGCAGGTTAAAAACTTACAACAGGTACACGCCATACAATTAAAAAAATAA
- the folK gene encoding 2-amino-4-hydroxy-6-hydroxymethyldihydropteridine diphosphokinase, with translation MPTGYISIGSNIEREHNVRSSLIALEDYFGQLIISSVYESEAVGFSGNFFYNLIVAFKSTLDVTLVAKQLREIELAHGRTRNSQKFSARTLDLDLILYGDLVLTKERLQIPRDEIERYAFVLEPLAEIAANLLHPISKKSYADLWCEFDKTNLKQHKIDLKLTI, from the coding sequence ATGCCAACAGGATACATTAGCATCGGCAGCAATATTGAACGAGAACACAATGTACGTTCCAGTCTAATTGCACTCGAAGACTATTTTGGCCAACTTATAATCTCAAGTGTTTATGAATCAGAAGCCGTGGGATTTTCAGGAAATTTTTTTTATAACTTAATCGTCGCCTTTAAATCAACGCTTGATGTAACGCTTGTCGCTAAACAACTAAGAGAGATTGAACTCGCTCATGGGCGAACGCGAAATAGTCAAAAATTCTCAGCCAGAACACTGGATTTAGATTTAATTCTTTATGGGGATCTGGTACTCACTAAAGAACGCTTACAAATTCCTCGTGATGAAATTGAACGCTATGCATTTGTATTAGAACCTTTAGCCGAAATTGCAGCCAATCTATTACATCCGATCAGCAAAAAAAGTTATGCTGATTTATGGTGCGAATTTGATAAAACCAATTTAAAACAACACAAGATTGATTTAAAGCTAACGATCTAA
- a CDS encoding MFS transporter — protein sequence MNHYKNSPVATEKLPDGIPFIVGNEAAERFSYYGMRAILVVFMTQYMTNTQGQLDVMSEAEAQGFFHLFVSAVYLTPLLGALLADGVLGKYRTIICLSIVYCFGHFALALDDTRMGLLIGQSLIALGAGGIKPCVSSHLGDQFGRTNQHLLSKVFGWFYLSINLGAFAAMLIIPWVLQHYGSSWAFGLPGLVMLLATISFWWGRHRFVHIPPAGMNFVKESLS from the coding sequence ATGAATCACTATAAAAATTCCCCTGTTGCCACTGAAAAACTACCTGACGGTATCCCTTTTATTGTGGGTAATGAGGCGGCTGAACGTTTTAGTTATTATGGAATGCGAGCGATCTTAGTTGTCTTTATGACCCAGTATATGACCAATACACAGGGACAACTGGATGTAATGAGTGAAGCGGAGGCTCAAGGTTTTTTTCATTTATTTGTTTCCGCTGTTTATTTAACGCCTCTATTAGGGGCTTTATTAGCGGATGGCGTGTTAGGAAAATATCGAACTATTATTTGCTTGTCCATTGTCTATTGTTTTGGCCATTTTGCATTAGCATTAGATGACACCCGTATGGGCTTATTAATTGGGCAGAGTTTAATTGCATTAGGGGCGGGGGGAATTAAACCGTGTGTATCTTCTCATCTTGGCGATCAATTTGGCCGAACCAATCAACATTTATTAAGTAAGGTCTTCGGCTGGTTTTATCTATCCATTAACTTAGGCGCGTTTGCAGCCATGTTGATTATTCCTTGGGTATTACAACACTATGGCTCATCATGGGCCTTTGGTCTTCCTGGCCTAGTCATGTTATTAGCCACAATCTCTTTTTGGTGGGGCCGTCATCGTTTTGTACACATTCCCCCCGCAGGCATGAATTTTGTTAAAGAATCATTAAGTTGA
- a CDS encoding DUF697 domain-containing protein: protein MSNECNECSSSAEKSILKYTMVSAGVGVIPMTFVDIALLTGIQLKMIQRLSTIYEVSFSKDLAKSIIASLVGSSIPASFSSNLVSLVPGYGMAVGIISRSVLGCTSTYAIGTVFRQHFESGGTLLSFDAEKIQAYYQQELKINPSDNNKNFEGIAP, encoded by the coding sequence ATGTCTAATGAATGTAATGAATGTTCATCATCAGCAGAAAAATCTATTTTAAAATACACCATGGTATCAGCGGGTGTGGGGGTTATTCCGATGACATTTGTTGATATTGCCTTATTAACGGGCATCCAATTAAAAATGATTCAGCGTTTATCCACAATTTACGAGGTCTCTTTTTCAAAAGATTTAGCAAAATCTATTATTGCATCACTGGTGGGTAGCAGTATTCCTGCTTCATTTTCAAGTAATTTAGTGAGTCTCGTACCTGGATATGGAATGGCGGTAGGCATTATTAGCCGCTCTGTCTTAGGTTGTACGTCTACTTACGCAATAGGAACTGTTTTTAGGCAGCACTTTGAGTCAGGTGGAACGTTATTATCATTTGATGCCGAAAAAATACAGGCTTATTATCAACAAGAGTTAAAAATAAATCCATCGGATAATAATAAAAATTTTGAAGGTATTGCGCCATAG